A portion of the Lysinibacillus timonensis genome contains these proteins:
- the tnpB gene encoding IS66 family insertion sequence element accessory protein TnpB (TnpB, as the term is used for proteins encoded by IS66 family insertion elements, is considered an accessory protein, since TnpC, encoded by a neighboring gene, is a DDE family transposase.), translated as MIHDFTKVKNIYIICGRTDMRKGIDGLATLVQDTFQLDPYSDAVFLFSGWSRDRYKCLYFDGDGFALLYKRIDNGKLQWPKNEAEVQNLTQQELRWLLEGLSIAQPKAITKSSKGVF; from the coding sequence ATGATTCATGATTTTACTAAGGTGAAAAATATTTATATCATTTGTGGCCGTACAGATATGAGAAAAGGAATAGATGGATTAGCAACACTTGTACAGGATACCTTTCAACTTGATCCATATAGTGATGCAGTATTTCTTTTCTCTGGATGGAGTCGTGATCGCTATAAATGTTTATATTTTGATGGTGATGGATTTGCTTTACTATATAAACGTATTGATAACGGGAAGCTACAGTGGCCAAAAAACGAAGCTGAAGTTCAGAACTTAACACAACAAGAATTACGCTGGTTGCTAGAAGGTCTATCCATAGCCCAACCGAAAGCAATTACTAAATCTTCAAAAGGTGTCTTTTAG
- a CDS encoding IS66 family transposase, with the protein MSNKNSTDKLIALLEDQVAFMRQQNEELSKKLDQSIAQNKYLSEQIHHLTKALYGSKSEKSKYQAPDGQCSLFEVDPSFSESEHTEEQSTETVSYTVVRKIKSKKRNDSFKENVEIEEVHHHPSDLQCSCCHENMHEIGSNIVREEAKYIPAKMVRVQHIEHAYECKHCKTDIAEKAQIKRGKAPMAVIPRSIAGPTVLAKLVYDKFIQFLPLYRQVKEWVRSGLLTNDKNLSNWVIRVSEEWLLPIYNKLKKVLLTKSILHIDETYAQVINRSDGKPAQSNAYNWVFKTVPSQGPVIVLFQSALTRARMVLEEFTTNFRGTIICDGYSAYDKLPNITFANCWAHVRRYWLKADSKNGRIGVSYCDQLYELERQFRNCSPGKRRKLRKKYSKPIVEEFIKWVEESPFYGKNALAKAAEYTLNRVEELKAFLWDGRIEIDNNSAENAIRPTVVGRENWLFSVSEAGAKANAICLSLAETAKANGIDFYQYLVKLLTDLPNLPIHQQPEILHNYMPWSKLNQVTCKK; encoded by the coding sequence ATGAGTAATAAAAATTCAACTGATAAATTAATAGCATTATTAGAAGATCAAGTAGCTTTTATGAGACAACAAAATGAAGAGCTATCAAAAAAGTTAGATCAATCTATAGCCCAAAACAAATACTTATCAGAACAAATTCACCATTTAACAAAAGCATTATATGGATCAAAGTCAGAAAAATCAAAGTATCAAGCTCCAGATGGACAATGTTCTTTATTCGAAGTTGATCCGTCTTTTAGCGAATCTGAGCACACAGAAGAACAAAGCACGGAGACTGTCAGCTATACAGTTGTACGTAAAATCAAAAGCAAAAAACGCAATGATTCATTTAAGGAAAATGTAGAAATTGAAGAAGTTCACCATCATCCTTCGGATCTTCAATGCAGCTGTTGTCACGAGAATATGCATGAAATCGGTAGCAATATTGTTCGTGAAGAAGCCAAATATATTCCAGCGAAGATGGTTCGTGTTCAGCATATAGAGCATGCATATGAGTGCAAACATTGTAAAACAGATATAGCTGAAAAAGCACAAATTAAACGTGGTAAAGCGCCGATGGCGGTTATTCCCCGCAGTATTGCAGGACCAACTGTGTTAGCCAAATTAGTTTATGATAAGTTCATTCAATTTCTACCATTATATCGTCAAGTGAAAGAATGGGTGCGCTCAGGGTTACTAACGAATGATAAAAATCTGTCCAACTGGGTAATTCGTGTATCAGAAGAATGGCTGTTACCAATCTACAACAAGTTGAAAAAAGTGCTCCTTACAAAGTCAATTCTTCATATTGATGAAACCTACGCTCAGGTCATAAATAGATCCGATGGGAAACCCGCTCAATCTAATGCATATAACTGGGTATTCAAAACTGTACCTTCACAAGGACCAGTCATTGTCCTTTTCCAAAGCGCATTAACCAGAGCACGTATGGTGTTGGAAGAATTCACAACAAACTTTAGAGGAACCATCATTTGTGATGGATATTCAGCTTACGATAAATTACCGAATATCACATTCGCTAACTGTTGGGCTCATGTTCGACGTTACTGGTTAAAGGCAGATAGTAAGAATGGTCGCATTGGGGTTAGTTATTGTGATCAGCTGTATGAGCTTGAGCGTCAGTTTAGGAATTGTTCACCAGGGAAACGACGAAAATTACGTAAGAAATATTCAAAACCTATAGTTGAGGAATTTATAAAATGGGTTGAAGAATCGCCGTTCTATGGGAAGAATGCATTAGCGAAAGCAGCAGAGTATACGTTGAATCGTGTAGAGGAATTAAAAGCATTTCTTTGGGATGGTAGAATTGAAATAGATAATAACTCAGCTGAAAATGCAATACGTCCAACTGTAGTAGGGAGAGAAAATTGGCTTTTCTCTGTTAGTGAAGCTGGTGCAAAAGCGAATGCAATTTGTTTAAGTTTAGCGGAAACTGCAAAAGCCAACGGGATTGATTTTTATCAATACCTCGTGAAATTACTAACGGATCTTCCAAACTTACCGATTCATCAGCAACCGGAAATTTTACATAACTACATGCCTTGGTCAAAATTGAATCAAGTAACATGTAAAAAATAA